One Chloroflexota bacterium genomic region harbors:
- a CDS encoding N-acetyl-gamma-glutamyl-phosphate reductase, with protein MKVKVGIINVTGYAGVELARILARHPNAEITSVTGRSQAGQKLGDVFPHLSEIDLTITEDITESVDVVFSALPHAASAERIGNALADGVKAIDISADFRLKDLDVYEDWYNVQHPCPEHMEGSVYGLTELHRDDVAASDLVANPGCYPTASIMALAPAVDAGIIESDIIIDAKSGVSGAGRGLSLKTHYSEVNENFTAYSVDGHRHLPEIQQELDLLDGGDGLRITFLTHLVPMTRGILASCYAPLKEGAVASGDGAKSEIREIYNNFYDGETFAKVVPMPPMTKHTLGNNDCVVYPTVDTRTNRLVVISCIDNLVKGAAGQAVQNMNLMFGLPEEEGITQLALYP; from the coding sequence TTGAAAGTGAAAGTTGGCATCATCAATGTTACGGGATACGCCGGTGTGGAGCTCGCCCGTATCCTCGCCCGACATCCCAACGCAGAAATCACCTCAGTCACCGGGCGAAGCCAAGCCGGGCAGAAACTCGGCGATGTCTTCCCGCACCTGTCGGAAATCGACCTGACTATCACGGAAGACATAACCGAGAGCGTGGACGTCGTATTCTCCGCGCTGCCACACGCGGCGAGCGCAGAGCGCATAGGCAACGCGCTGGCGGACGGCGTGAAGGCTATCGACATCAGCGCGGACTTCCGGCTGAAAGACCTTGATGTGTATGAAGACTGGTACAACGTGCAGCATCCCTGCCCCGAGCATATGGAAGGCTCGGTGTACGGCTTGACCGAGCTGCACCGCGACGATGTGGCTGCGTCAGATTTGGTCGCCAATCCCGGCTGCTACCCGACGGCGTCTATAATGGCGCTCGCCCCCGCAGTGGACGCGGGCATTATCGAAAGCGACATCATCATCGATGCGAAGTCGGGCGTGTCAGGCGCGGGTCGTGGGCTGTCGCTGAAAACGCACTACTCAGAGGTCAACGAGAACTTCACCGCGTATTCGGTTGACGGACACCGCCATTTGCCCGAGATTCAGCAGGAACTCGACCTGCTCGACGGTGGCGACGGGCTGCGCATCACATTCCTGACGCATCTCGTCCCGATGACGCGCGGCATACTCGCGAGCTGCTACGCACCGCTGAAGGAAGGTGCAGTCGCTAGCGGCGATGGCGCGAAGTCGGAGATTCGCGAAATCTACAACAACTTCTACGACGGCGAGACATTCGCCAAAGTAGTGCCCATGCCACCGATGACAAAGCACACGCTCGGCAACAACGATTGCGTAGTTTACCCTACTGTGGACACGCGCACGAACCGCCTCGTCGTCATCAGCTGCATCGACAATCTGGTCAAAGGTGCGGCAGGACAAGCAGTGCAAAACATGAACCTCATGTTCGGCTTGCCGGAAGAAGAGGGCATTACGCAGCTCGCGCTGTATCCATAA
- a CDS encoding class I SAM-dependent methyltransferase, whose translation MSTDRIKRAIRLGWDEMSLWYQAETRISLDDVHYAPLCPGERELRIIGNVQDKRTLELACGAAQNSIALSKLGATATAIDMSAGQLAQARELIKQEGVSVNLLQADAERLEMFDDGCFDLILTCFGMEFLPDPAACLSECYRTLRSGGTLVIGTVHPLTAFEWDADEGVLRVNDYFSAPVEVWDEPTGEDGQKGLTFFRTFSEMFALLTGAGFSLEQVVEPAPYNLADPRREQTPYGGEYWESQRDRLSRIPFAIVYKARKPVA comes from the coding sequence TTGTCCACCGACCGCATCAAGAGGGCAATCCGGCTTGGCTGGGACGAAATGTCCCTGTGGTACCAAGCGGAGACGCGCATTTCCCTTGACGATGTTCACTACGCGCCTCTGTGCCCCGGCGAGCGCGAGCTGCGAATTATTGGTAATGTTCAAGACAAGCGAACGCTGGAATTGGCATGCGGCGCGGCGCAAAACTCTATTGCGCTCTCCAAGTTGGGGGCGACTGCTACCGCCATCGACATGTCCGCAGGTCAATTGGCGCAGGCGCGGGAATTGATTAAGCAGGAAGGTGTATCGGTCAATCTGCTGCAAGCTGATGCTGAACGGCTGGAGATGTTTGACGACGGCTGCTTTGACCTGATTCTGACATGCTTTGGCATGGAGTTTCTGCCGGATCCTGCAGCGTGCTTGTCAGAGTGCTACCGGACGCTGCGAAGTGGTGGCACGCTCGTTATTGGCACGGTGCATCCGCTCACTGCATTCGAGTGGGATGCAGACGAGGGAGTCCTGCGCGTCAACGATTACTTCAGCGCGCCGGTCGAAGTGTGGGACGAGCCGACCGGCGAAGATGGACAAAAGGGGCTAACATTCTTCCGCACATTCTCGGAAATGTTCGCACTGCTGACCGGCGCAGGCTTTAGCCTTGAGCAGGTCGTAGAGCCGGCGCCATACAACTTGGCAGACCCGCGCCGTGAACAGACGCCTTATGGTGGCGAATATTGGGAGAGCCAGCGCGACCGGCTGAGCAGGATCCCATTTGCAATCGTGTACAAGGCGCGCAAACCGGTCGCCTAG
- the thiS gene encoding sulfur carrier protein ThiS produces MPCALRSVHVRCAQCGYGSRRATSSRTVTTMINLTINGKESTLDAPTPLVDYLESLEVNTRFIAVAHNGTVIRREEFDAVTLGEGDEVEIVRAVGGG; encoded by the coding sequence ATGCCATGCGCTCTGCGTTCAGTCCATGTGCGCTGCGCGCAATGCGGCTACGGTTCACGCCGGGCAACTTCAAGCAGGACGGTAACGACCATGATTAACCTTACCATCAACGGCAAAGAAAGCACTTTGGACGCGCCTACGCCGCTAGTGGACTATCTTGAATCGCTGGAAGTGAACACGCGGTTCATCGCCGTGGCGCACAACGGCACGGTCATTCGGCGCGAAGAGTTTGACGCGGTTACGCTAGGCGAGGGCGACGAAGTGGAGATTGTGCGCGCCGTAGGCGGCGGCTAG
- the thiE gene encoding thiamine phosphate synthase, which translates to MRFNIPTLCLVTDRQRCNGRRIEDVVDAAIDGGVGLVQLREKDLPAVELYRLALRLKDVVGNRALLFVNDRVDVALVAGADGAQLGETALPLQAARQIAGGKLLLGRSVHSVDGAVEAQFQGADLLTLGTIFPTASHPGGITGGIALVREVAAAVDLPFLGIGGIDAENVGDVIAYGASGAAVITTITTAPDPSAAATSLRDAMRSAFSPCALRAMRLRFTPGNFKQDGNDHD; encoded by the coding sequence ATGCGGTTCAATATCCCTACGCTATGCCTCGTTACCGACAGGCAGCGATGCAACGGACGGCGTATCGAGGATGTCGTGGATGCCGCAATAGATGGTGGCGTAGGGCTGGTGCAGCTGCGTGAGAAGGATTTGCCTGCCGTCGAATTGTATAGGCTCGCGCTGCGGCTGAAAGATGTTGTAGGGAATAGGGCATTGCTGTTCGTCAACGACCGCGTGGATGTCGCGCTTGTGGCAGGCGCGGACGGCGCGCAATTGGGCGAGACCGCCTTGCCGTTGCAAGCCGCAAGGCAGATTGCAGGCGGTAAGCTATTGCTGGGACGTTCAGTACACAGCGTTGACGGCGCGGTTGAAGCGCAATTCCAAGGCGCAGACTTGCTTACACTTGGCACGATATTTCCTACGGCATCACATCCGGGCGGAATTACCGGCGGCATTGCGCTCGTGCGCGAAGTAGCGGCTGCGGTAGATTTGCCGTTCTTAGGCATCGGCGGCATTGACGCGGAAAATGTGGGCGATGTGATAGCGTACGGTGCGTCGGGAGCTGCGGTCATCACGACAATCACGACCGCGCCGGACCCGTCCGCCGCCGCAACGTCGTTGCGAGATGCCATGCGCTCTGCGTTCAGTCCATGTGCGCTGCGCGCAATGCGGCTACGGTTCACGCCGGGCAACTTCAAGCAGGACGGTAACGACCATGATTAA
- a CDS encoding thiazole synthase, which produces MNDPLIIGGKEFKSRLMVGTGRHRSMEEMVASVKSSGAEIITVAIRRLDLDNPAEKNILDYFDWDEYTILPNTAGCKTADEAIFTAQLAREVTGSDWIKLEVIPEPKHLLPDPVGTYEAACRLVEDGFTVLPYIHADPVLARRLEEIGCATVMPLGSPIGSGQGILTLDEIRLIIADANVPVVVDAGLAVPSEASQALEVGADCVLVNTAIAQAADAELMGEAFKLGVEAGRKAYLAGRIERRQSAIASSPTEGVAAPVGSAG; this is translated from the coding sequence ATGAACGACCCCCTTATCATCGGAGGCAAAGAGTTCAAGTCCCGCCTGATGGTCGGCACCGGACGCCACCGCAGCATGGAAGAAATGGTCGCGTCTGTTAAGTCCTCCGGCGCGGAAATCATCACGGTCGCCATTCGCCGCCTAGACCTTGACAATCCCGCCGAGAAGAACATTCTCGACTATTTCGACTGGGACGAGTACACGATCTTGCCGAACACCGCCGGCTGCAAGACCGCCGACGAAGCAATCTTCACGGCGCAGTTGGCGCGCGAAGTAACCGGCTCTGACTGGATAAAGTTGGAAGTCATACCGGAGCCGAAGCACCTGCTGCCCGATCCTGTCGGCACATACGAAGCCGCCTGCCGCCTTGTCGAAGACGGCTTTACAGTGCTGCCGTACATCCACGCGGATCCCGTTCTAGCGAGGCGGCTCGAAGAAATCGGCTGCGCGACGGTGATGCCTCTTGGTTCGCCAATCGGTTCAGGACAGGGCATACTTACGCTGGACGAAATACGGCTGATTATCGCCGACGCGAATGTGCCGGTCGTCGTCGATGCCGGGCTTGCCGTGCCGTCTGAGGCATCGCAAGCGCTGGAAGTAGGCGCGGACTGCGTACTGGTCAACACCGCAATCGCGCAGGCGGCAGACGCGGAGTTGATGGGCGAGGCGTTCAAGTTGGGTGTCGAAGCCGGGCGCAAGGCGTACCTTGCCGGCCGCATAGAGCGCAGGCAGTCCGCAATCGCATCCAGCCCGACCGAAGGCGTTGCGGCGCCGGTCGGCAGCGCCGGATAG
- a CDS encoding DUF4349 domain-containing protein: protein MMNTSKLALLLAGLLAIAIALVACGSAGVESGDSDFYAAAPAMQQAPAPAAPAAQMAAEAAPTSRRAMPAQPAAAAPAAAPTAAPAAASQRLEKVVLKEVEAQSEEGLQAGEFSEERAALVAQNRIIVRTVNIELEVDDVVESIEEIAQGAQTDGGWVVSTDRSSKHIGFISVRVPAAKLDNTLEWMRAVGVDVMSEASTSTDVTDEYYDLRSRVESMQATEEALIRLLDRAEKVEDALEVQRELARLQVEIEAHLGRIKLLEETAAFSLVHVTLYLAPQDMRVDAGGDKTFSVGEVARFRATFYPPEGIDEFDFTWDFGDGSQVAWGTVTAPRADGGRITATVHHQYNSDLESPFIVEIKMTGRGDAGIVEGSDTFIATVTELPAIAVFAGEHMVVDEEEEVEFSGSFTRPEGLTNYQYTWEFSDGTPAVTGTPEEGATTVTTTHVYDNHRPQSYTATLTVSAESDAGSVEGRNSIEVFVQETQGFIIAGWSAGDNLKSAVRALSGLAQAAGTVAIWAVIFTPVWIVLGLVIYLIVRSRRRLGLEHRRRTGSESGVDEGYLSTGQDSDDEERN from the coding sequence ATGATGAATACAAGCAAATTGGCCTTGCTACTGGCGGGACTTCTGGCGATTGCGATTGCGTTGGTGGCGTGTGGGAGCGCGGGGGTGGAGAGTGGTGATAGCGACTTTTACGCTGCCGCTCCAGCGATGCAGCAGGCTCCAGCACCTGCGGCACCTGCGGCACAGATGGCTGCTGAAGCAGCACCGACCTCGCGTAGGGCAATGCCGGCACAGCCCGCTGCGGCCGCGCCCGCAGCGGCGCCGACTGCTGCGCCAGCCGCGGCGAGCCAACGCCTGGAAAAGGTCGTTCTAAAAGAGGTTGAAGCTCAGTCCGAAGAGGGCTTGCAGGCGGGCGAGTTCAGCGAGGAGCGCGCTGCGCTCGTGGCGCAGAACCGCATCATCGTTCGCACGGTAAATATTGAACTTGAAGTAGATGATGTTGTCGAATCCATCGAGGAGATTGCCCAAGGGGCGCAGACGGATGGCGGCTGGGTGGTGAGCACTGACCGGAGCTCGAAGCACATAGGGTTCATATCGGTGCGCGTGCCGGCGGCAAAACTCGACAATACGCTGGAGTGGATGCGCGCGGTGGGCGTTGATGTGATGTCAGAGGCTTCCACGAGCACGGATGTTACCGATGAATACTACGACCTGCGCTCTCGCGTGGAGAGCATGCAAGCGACAGAAGAAGCACTCATCAGGCTGCTGGACCGCGCGGAGAAGGTAGAGGACGCGCTTGAAGTGCAGCGTGAACTTGCGCGCTTGCAGGTGGAGATAGAGGCGCACCTGGGACGGATAAAGCTGCTGGAAGAGACGGCGGCGTTTTCGCTCGTGCATGTCACGCTTTACCTTGCACCGCAGGACATGCGTGTCGATGCCGGCGGAGACAAGACATTCAGCGTGGGCGAGGTCGCGCGGTTCAGGGCAACATTCTACCCGCCGGAGGGCATAGACGAGTTCGACTTCACTTGGGACTTCGGAGACGGCTCGCAGGTCGCATGGGGAACAGTCACCGCGCCGCGAGCGGATGGCGGGCGCATCACCGCGACCGTGCATCACCAGTACAACAGCGATTTGGAGTCGCCCTTCATCGTGGAAATTAAGATGACCGGACGCGGCGATGCAGGTATCGTCGAAGGCTCGGACACATTCATCGCAACTGTAACCGAATTGCCTGCAATTGCCGTATTCGCGGGCGAGCACATGGTCGTGGATGAAGAAGAAGAGGTCGAGTTCTCAGGCTCTTTCACCAGGCCTGAAGGGCTGACGAATTATCAGTACACTTGGGAGTTCAGCGATGGCACGCCTGCGGTTACGGGGACGCCTGAAGAAGGCGCGACCACTGTTACCACGACGCATGTGTACGATAATCATCGTCCGCAGTCCTATACGGCTACGCTGACCGTCAGCGCGGAGAGCGATGCCGGAAGTGTGGAGGGCAGAAATTCAATCGAAGTGTTCGTACAAGAAACACAGGGATTCATCATAGCCGGCTGGAGCGCCGGCGACAACCTCAAGAGTGCTGTGCGCGCGCTGTCCGGCCTCGCGCAGGCGGCAGGCACGGTGGCAATATGGGCTGTGATTTTTACTCCGGTATGGATCGTATTAGGGTTGGTCATTTACTTGATAGTGAGGTCAAGGAGAAGGCTGGGGCTGGAACATAGGAGAAGAACGGGCTCTGAGTCCGGCGTGGACGAGGGTTACCTTTCCACAGGGCAAGACAGCGATGACGAGGAACGAAACTAG
- a CDS encoding NUDIX domain-containing protein, translating into MTRNETRMTTVRHFTATGFVVHQDATLLHWHRKVKMWLPPGGHIEPNEDPVQAVLREVEEETGVRAEVVPTGTPIDLEYPEQVHAPFTIEIEDIDDPVQGWHQHIDMIYFCKPIGTPGVLNDGWRWVCREDLASGKALDAGHGDAVPPPRDVRVLAAHAFAVVGNE; encoded by the coding sequence ATGACGAGGAACGAAACTAGAATGACGACGGTTCGCCACTTCACCGCAACAGGTTTCGTCGTCCATCAGGATGCGACGCTGCTGCACTGGCATCGAAAGGTCAAGATGTGGCTGCCACCCGGCGGTCACATCGAGCCGAACGAAGACCCGGTGCAAGCGGTGTTGCGCGAGGTCGAAGAGGAAACCGGCGTGCGGGCGGAAGTCGTGCCCACGGGGACGCCGATAGACCTGGAATATCCGGAGCAGGTACACGCACCGTTCACAATCGAAATTGAGGACATTGACGACCCGGTGCAGGGGTGGCACCAGCACATAGACATGATTTACTTCTGCAAGCCCATCGGCACACCGGGCGTGCTCAACGACGGCTGGCGCTGGGTATGCCGCGAAGATTTGGCGAGCGGCAAGGCATTAGATGCAGGGCATGGCGATGCCGTGCCGCCGCCAAGAGATGTGCGCGTGCTGGCGGCGCATGCGTTTGCGGTTGTGGGAAACGAATGA
- a CDS encoding heme-binding protein produces MTNSALNVSSDTIHLSYCTTGLANTEHRKIGGTKLASLTLADAESVIAGARAKMEEMGVKLTISVVDGRGDLIALARVDGASWRTPYISQGKAVASATWGLSSADMASRWTEPIFPGFMAMQGGRFIPSQGALPIYKDGELVGAAGGSGGTPQEDEDCVRAGIEAAAGLVESA; encoded by the coding sequence ATAACGAACAGCGCACTCAATGTCAGTAGTGACACAATCCACTTGTCGTACTGCACGACAGGCTTGGCAAACACAGAACATCGAAAAATAGGAGGAACGAAATTGGCATCACTCACATTGGCGGACGCCGAAAGCGTAATCGCCGGCGCCCGCGCGAAAATGGAAGAGATGGGCGTCAAGCTCACAATCTCGGTCGTGGACGGCAGGGGGGACCTAATCGCGCTCGCCCGCGTTGACGGTGCATCGTGGCGCACGCCGTACATTTCGCAGGGCAAGGCAGTCGCGTCAGCCACTTGGGGCTTGTCTAGCGCAGACATGGCATCCCGCTGGACCGAGCCGATATTCCCCGGCTTTATGGCGATGCAAGGCGGACGATTCATCCCCAGTCAAGGCGCGCTGCCCATCTACAAGGATGGCGAGCTAGTCGGCGCGGCAGGCGGCAGCGGCGGAACTCCGCAAGAAGACGAAGACTGCGTGAGAGCGGGCATCGAAGCGGCGGCAGGGCTGGTGGAGAGCGCGTAA
- a CDS encoding amidohydrolase family protein produces MQFAALIRHFAQRRARMVDIIIEGGQVVTPAGVGIFDVAIHGEKIVAVTEPGGLDIEAGKRIDASGNIVIPGGIEPHAHIGGPRQPERSGAEPVSLAAIYGGTTTVLDFANQVPGHDLHHALGEAADRWRGNAYTDYSYHPIFTRGAEDHVIGQIGELTQDGYASFKVFTTSIRPPSPQMQDNKTDFGRLSAIMDEVAASGSILMIHSEDDDMVMYNYDHAKEWDWWDWWNMHHVHSNLSEDVSFRRAIRLAEQKRCPVYFVHVSAGEGVRAVTETRGAGFPIYGETLHNYACFNAENYREEYGMKYHTYPSLKSPEDADSLWQGLLDGRLSTIATDLVSTTWEEKTRFKTVADVTGGHNGIETRVGIAYTEGVVRRGMSLQRFVDITSTNAAKIMGLYPRKGIIAAGSDADITILDPTIKGALSLDDLHLEDYSIWEGWEIEGWPVTTILRGNVMIEDRELVGTPSVGQFVRRKIAPEVLARPVC; encoded by the coding sequence ATGCAGTTCGCAGCGCTCATAAGACACTTTGCGCAAAGGAGGGCGAGAATGGTTGACATCATCATCGAGGGCGGTCAAGTTGTAACTCCTGCAGGTGTCGGAATCTTCGATGTCGCAATTCACGGCGAGAAGATTGTCGCCGTTACGGAACCCGGCGGGTTAGACATCGAAGCAGGCAAGCGTATCGACGCCTCGGGGAACATTGTCATCCCCGGCGGTATTGAACCGCACGCGCACATCGGGGGACCGCGTCAACCCGAACGCTCGGGTGCGGAGCCGGTCTCGCTCGCGGCGATATACGGCGGCACGACCACAGTTCTGGACTTCGCCAATCAGGTGCCGGGACACGACCTGCATCACGCGCTCGGCGAGGCGGCGGACAGGTGGCGCGGCAACGCATACACCGATTACTCGTACCACCCGATTTTCACCAGAGGCGCGGAAGACCATGTTATCGGGCAAATTGGCGAACTCACGCAGGACGGCTATGCCAGTTTCAAGGTGTTCACCACCAGCATTCGGCCGCCAAGCCCACAAATGCAGGATAACAAGACGGACTTCGGCAGGCTGTCGGCCATCATGGACGAGGTTGCGGCGAGCGGCAGTATCCTAATGATTCACTCCGAAGACGACGACATGGTTATGTACAACTACGACCATGCTAAGGAGTGGGATTGGTGGGACTGGTGGAATATGCACCATGTTCACTCCAATCTGTCTGAAGATGTGTCGTTCCGGCGCGCCATACGACTGGCAGAGCAGAAGCGCTGCCCGGTGTATTTCGTGCATGTCAGCGCGGGAGAAGGCGTGCGTGCGGTCACTGAAACCCGTGGGGCAGGCTTCCCGATTTACGGGGAGACTCTCCACAATTACGCCTGCTTCAACGCCGAAAACTACCGCGAAGAATACGGCATGAAGTATCATACCTACCCGTCTCTGAAATCACCCGAAGACGCGGATTCGCTCTGGCAGGGCTTGTTGGACGGCAGGCTTTCCACGATTGCGACAGACCTTGTGTCCACCACTTGGGAAGAAAAGACGCGCTTCAAGACCGTAGCCGATGTTACGGGCGGGCACAACGGCATCGAGACGCGCGTTGGAATCGCGTACACTGAGGGAGTGGTGCGGCGCGGCATGTCGCTGCAGCGATTCGTGGACATCACATCCACGAACGCCGCCAAAATAATGGGCTTGTATCCGCGCAAGGGGATAATCGCCGCCGGCAGCGATGCGGACATCACCATTCTTGATCCGACCATCAAGGGCGCGCTGTCCCTCGACGACCTGCACCTTGAAGACTATAGCATCTGGGAAGGCTGGGAGATTGAAGGCTGGCCTGTTACGACCATTCTGCGCGGCAATGTGATGATCGAAGATCGTGAGCTAGTCGGCACACCGTCAGTCGGACAGTTCGTCCGCCGCAAAATCGCTCCGGAAGTCCTAGCGCGCCCCGTCTGTTAG
- a CDS encoding HEAT repeat domain-containing protein, whose protein sequence is MTLDSYIAELSDESSPVKRSGLLQLSSLTRDDARDFRRLWRGVGRERRREVLAALTELSEDNLELDFSAIFRVCLSDECEIVREQATRGLLETDDRALIRPLIGLLSGDPSENVRAAAAISLSKYADLAQQGKLMSRDSQRVRDALLAVIANRDEARDVRRRAIEAVGSFDTDETSAIVRAAYESEDSAMRQSAIYAMGRSSNSVWLPIALSETNAADPAIRYEAANACGLLGEESTIPQIAALIGDEDIEVQCAAAIALGNIGGPTAKRALRRALDVGEDALTEAAAEALENLEFDEDPLGLGF, encoded by the coding sequence ATGACACTCGATTCATACATAGCGGAACTCAGCGACGAATCAAGCCCTGTGAAGCGTTCGGGCTTGCTTCAGTTGTCGAGCCTGACGCGGGACGACGCGCGCGATTTCCGAAGGCTGTGGCGCGGCGTGGGTAGAGAGCGCAGGCGAGAAGTGCTTGCGGCGCTGACTGAACTCAGCGAGGATAATCTTGAGCTAGACTTCAGCGCGATCTTCCGCGTGTGCCTGTCGGACGAATGCGAAATCGTGCGCGAACAGGCGACTCGCGGCTTGCTGGAAACGGACGACCGCGCGCTCATCCGGCCGCTTATCGGACTGCTAAGCGGCGACCCTTCCGAGAATGTGCGGGCGGCGGCGGCGATCTCGCTGTCAAAATATGCAGACTTGGCGCAACAAGGCAAGCTGATGTCGCGGGATAGTCAGCGCGTCCGGGATGCCCTGCTCGCGGTCATTGCCAATCGCGACGAAGCGCGCGATGTGCGCCGACGGGCTATTGAAGCGGTGGGCAGCTTCGACACGGATGAGACTTCGGCGATTGTACGGGCGGCGTACGAAAGCGAAGACTCTGCGATGCGGCAGTCCGCGATATACGCGATGGGTCGCAGCTCCAACAGTGTGTGGCTGCCGATTGCGCTCAGCGAGACGAATGCGGCGGACCCGGCGATACGATACGAAGCGGCGAATGCGTGCGGTCTGCTGGGCGAGGAATCCACAATACCGCAGATTGCGGCGCTCATCGGCGATGAAGACATTGAAGTCCAGTGTGCCGCCGCCATCGCGTTGGGCAACATAGGCGGCCCGACGGCAAAGCGCGCATTGCGCCGTGCCTTGGATGTGGGCGAGGACGCGCTCACAGAAGCCGCAGCAGAAGCGCTCGAAAACCTAGAGTTCGATGAAGACCCGCTGGGACTCGGGTTTTAG
- a CDS encoding GNAT family N-acetyltransferase yields MRFDAAALIHVYVSCAMQAGARLGHVTLLSLVNTIAQRQERIMTVRIRQAVLADAPGIAKVHVDSWRTTYAGIVSDEYLASLSYGARQKVWENVLGADKPYNCIIVGVTLDGAIVGFAHAGPEREGETGYDAELYAIYLLQEHQGGGVGRLLTIAVARGVLDAGMTSMMLWVLEDNYNARRFYEGLGGAAVDRKCVQIGDVVLVEVAYGWNDIERLVG; encoded by the coding sequence ATGCGGTTTGATGCCGCTGCCTTAATTCACGTCTATGTCTCATGCGCTATGCAGGCCGGTGCCAGACTTGGGCACGTGACGCTGCTTTCTCTTGTTAATACTATCGCACAAAGGCAGGAACGTATCATGACAGTTCGCATACGGCAGGCAGTACTCGCCGATGCGCCCGGCATAGCTAAAGTGCATGTCGATTCGTGGCGAACGACATACGCCGGAATCGTGTCGGACGAATATCTGGCAAGCCTTTCGTACGGCGCGCGGCAAAAGGTGTGGGAAAATGTCCTAGGTGCGGACAAGCCCTACAACTGCATAATTGTCGGGGTGACACTTGACGGCGCAATCGTGGGATTCGCGCATGCCGGACCTGAACGCGAAGGCGAAACAGGATACGATGCGGAGTTGTATGCAATATACCTGTTGCAAGAGCATCAAGGCGGAGGTGTTGGGCGACTTCTTACCATTGCGGTGGCGCGGGGTGTGTTGGATGCCGGTATGACTTCGATGATGCTGTGGGTGTTGGAGGATAACTACAACGCCAGGCGATTCTACGAAGGGTTGGGCGGCGCAGCGGTTGACAGGAAGTGCGTGCAAATTGGCGATGTGGTACTTGTCGAAGTCGCCTACGGTTGGAACGACATTGAGCGGCTCGTTGGCTAA
- a CDS encoding ROK family protein, producing the protein MQSRFSPHSVRRLQLCRYLAIRTVPGTTTLEYLDCPNDKETATSAILTLRTLIGGISMAEYALVADVGGTRTRAALVSRSGEITAHHSTDTMPQRGRDAVMSKLAAALEHVASAKPAQIVGVGLSLASPVEPGTGVMYNPPNLGPEWDMYTPIPYLSERMSLPVFAGNDATLGAAGEHAYGAGRGCSNMVYMTVSTGIGGGVIINDKLYTGTHGFGGEIGHMTIDQNGALCNCGNVGCLESLASGTALAVRARNWLRAGAHSDILDMSGGDIDAVNGRTIAEAAREGDAVALSLMEGIAGHLATGVINLMHIFDPEVIVIGGGVGQNLDMFMPVIESEVKRRAMAHFKGAVPVAPSQLGDDVSLFGAAALVFDAV; encoded by the coding sequence ATGCAGTCTCGATTCAGTCCCCATTCGGTACGACGGCTTCAACTTTGCAGGTATCTCGCCATTCGGACCGTTCCCGGCACTACGACTTTAGAATACCTAGATTGCCCGAATGACAAGGAAACTGCGACGAGTGCTATACTAACACTTCGCACGCTGATAGGGGGAATATCAATGGCTGAATACGCTCTGGTCGCCGATGTGGGAGGTACGCGAACCCGCGCTGCCCTCGTAAGCAGGTCCGGCGAAATCACCGCGCACCACTCCACCGACACGATGCCGCAGCGTGGCAGGGACGCTGTGATGAGCAAACTAGCCGCCGCTTTGGAGCATGTCGCGTCAGCCAAGCCTGCGCAAATCGTAGGTGTGGGGCTGTCGCTCGCGAGTCCGGTTGAACCCGGCACCGGCGTGATGTACAACCCGCCTAATCTCGGTCCTGAGTGGGATATGTACACGCCTATCCCATACCTATCAGAGCGCATGTCGCTGCCGGTGTTCGCGGGTAACGACGCCACGCTCGGCGCGGCTGGCGAGCACGCATACGGCGCGGGCAGGGGATGCAGCAACATGGTGTATATGACTGTCAGCACCGGCATCGGCGGCGGGGTCATCATCAACGACAAGCTGTACACAGGCACGCATGGCTTCGGTGGCGAGATCGGGCACATGACCATCGACCAGAACGGCGCACTCTGCAACTGCGGTAATGTCGGCTGCTTGGAATCGCTGGCGTCCGGCACGGCGCTGGCGGTCAGAGCGCGCAATTGGCTTCGCGCGGGAGCGCACAGCGATATTTTGGACATGTCCGGCGGCGACATCGACGCAGTGAACGGGCGAACTATCGCGGAGGCTGCCAGGGAAGGCGACGCCGTGGCGCTGTCCCTGATGGAAGGGATTGCCGGGCATCTGGCGACGGGCGTCATTAACCTGATGCACATCTTTGATCCGGAAGTAATCGTTATAGGCGGTGGAGTAGGGCAGAATCTTGATATGTTCATGCCCGTCATAGAATCCGAAGTCAAGCGTCGCGCGATGGCGCACTTCAAGGGCGCTGTGCCAGTCGCGCCGTCCCAACTCGGCGATGATGTGAGCCTGTTTGGCGCGGCTGCGCTGGTGTTTGATGCGGTTTGA